The DNA region GGCCGGGCTCGAAATCTTGATCGAACAAATTGAGGTCAAGACGGACGAGGACGTTTGGAAGCATCGGTTCATCGGGAGTCCTACCGTCCGGATCAATGGGCTGGATGTGGATCCGGCCGCCAGATCATCGAACCAATATGGGTTCACCTGACGCATGACCGACTGGACGCCGGGTGCGTCCACTACGGAGAAGATGATCTACGACGCGTTTGCCGAGGCGGGGTGGACCGACCGCTGAAATCTTGGGGGCGGGGGAATCGCACTAACTTAGGGGGTGTCGTCGTGTCGGGAGTGGCCGGCGGGTGGGGGATGCGCTTTGGCTGCGTCGCAGGCTTGGCCTCGGCTGCGTCGGCGTGGGATATCCCAGGGTGTGGTCGCCTGAGGCTCCCGTCACCCTGGGCTGGTTTGCGTCTCACTTTCAGGAAGGAATTGACGGCGATGGGGCTTAAGAAGATGAGGGGATAGCCACGTCGCGCGTCCGGCCTCCGTGTTGGTGTCCTGCGTGGCCCCTAACGGGAGGGAGGTGCTGCAGGCGCATCCAGCGGTGGCTTGGTGAAGCCAACGCGGCCGCGTCGGATTGCGTCGCTGAACCCATCGGCGCGAGGGTGGGCTTGTGCGTCTTTGTTGATGAATGCCTGCTCGCGCAGCGCGGCGAATGGGAGATCTCCGGTGACCAGAGCTCCGCGTTCGTAGAGCATCTGGTCGAGCTTGCCGTTGATGAGAATGCGGAGGTCGAAGCTGGCGCGCTGTTCCGCCGGAGTTTGGGCTCGGTAGCTGGTCGTGCAGTTGGCGGTGATCGCGTTGTACCACTGCGGGTGCTCCTTGAGGTGGTTTTGCGCGTTGATGCAGTCGAGCAGGAGTTCGCGCGCGCGTTCGGCGGGTGCGTTGAAGCGGTAGATGTAGCAGGGCTCGTCGCGGACGTTGGTGCGCACGCGGACGAAGTCCGCTTCGTCGCCGAAGATGTACTGGAGCTCGAACATTTTGTAGAGCCCGCCAATGGCGGAGTAGGACTCGCCCACCTCGCGCCGGGTTTCGATGGAGAGCGCGAGCCGCCCTTCCTCGCCGAAGTCGAAGCTAATGATCGGATGCGCCATCAAATCGCCGCCAAAGGCATCGATGATGATGTCGGCCCCGATGAGCTGGTCGAGATGATGCTTGCGGGTTTCCCAGTGGGGGAGGGCGTCTCCGGATTCGGTGTAGTCGAAATTGCGCACGTGGTGGAAGGTGAGCTGGTTACCGTCCATCGTGACGTAGCCGGTCATCTCAAACTCCGGCTTCCATTCGCGGTCGTTGGAGGGGCGGATCGTCAGCCAGCCTAACCAAACCACAAAGCAGCACGCGAGGATGCGCAGCGCAATGCCTGGGATGACGCGCAGCTTGAGCGCGGCGACCACGGTGCCCGCCGCCCACAGCGCGGCCAGTACCCAGTTGAGCGCACCGCAGGGCGCGCCCGGGCCGTCGAACACAAGCGCGCCCACCGTCCATGCCGCTGCCAGCAGGGTAACCAATGCCATCATCCCCTGGGCGGACTTCCGGCAAATAGTGGCAATGCGATCCCTCGGTGTACTCATGGCTTCCCGCACCATGCCAGCCCGCCGCATCCGAGCCAATCCCCAATGTGATCCAGCCCTCCTCGCCGATGGCTTCGATCTGTTTTTTTCCTGCCGATTTGGGCCGATTTTCACTTGCGACAATCCTCTCCCCTAGGGCATAGTCCGCCCACTCAGTCTACGGGTTGTGGCGCAGTCTGGCAGCGCACTACACTGGGGGTGTAGGGGTCGCAGGTTCAAATCCTGTCAACCCGACTGACTGAAGGGCTTCTAATCCCTTGTTTTTAAGGGGTTCCAGCGCATTCGCAACAATTCCCTGTTTTCTGCGATGCGACTGGTTACGACCAGTTTTGACACAAATCTGTGCGCATATCTGTGCGCGCTTTTGGTGTAGTGCGGGCAGCTTCTCGACGTCGTGTTTCAGGCTGAGCGCCCGTTCGTCGGTGTACGTGTTCGCCGTTAACTCGGGGCGTCAACCGAGTCCGAGCAGTTACGGTAGTAGGGTGAAGCTAAATAGGGGCAATCGGGGTGCGGCCGGTTGTCCTCGTCGCTTCTGCGGGAACCTAGCGAACCCTTGACTCGATGAACATTGTCGTGCATTTTCCCCTCCAGAACACACTCCCCCCGTGTTATCACCCTCTTCTCTGAAAATATGGCCACCGATATCACGCCGAGGAAAACGCGCATTCTTAAAGAAATGCGCGACGCCATTTCTCGCAACGGTGATCTTCGAAAGAAGCTTCACGAACAGGGAACGTGGAATGACAATGGAACTTCTC from Sulfuriroseicoccus oceanibius includes:
- a CDS encoding DUF4105 domain-containing protein, producing the protein MSTPRDRIATICRKSAQGMMALVTLLAAAWTVGALVFDGPGAPCGALNWVLAALWAAGTVVAALKLRVIPGIALRILACCFVVWLGWLTIRPSNDREWKPEFEMTGYVTMDGNQLTFHHVRNFDYTESGDALPHWETRKHHLDQLIGADIIIDAFGGDLMAHPIISFDFGEEGRLALSIETRREVGESYSAIGGLYKMFELQYIFGDEADFVRVRTNVRDEPCYIYRFNAPAERARELLLDCINAQNHLKEHPQWYNAITANCTTSYRAQTPAEQRASFDLRILINGKLDQMLYERGALVTGDLPFAALREQAFINKDAQAHPRADGFSDAIRRGRVGFTKPPLDAPAAPPSR